The Nitrosococcus watsonii C-113 genome includes the window ATATTTCGGACTATATCCTTTGGTTCGCTAAAAGAAAGCAAAATGCAAAAGTAAGAAATATTTTTTTACCCAAAGATGGAGGAGAAGGGGATTTTTCACCTGATCCGTTAACTTCAGATGGTGCATCTGAAAAAGGAACCGCTAATTTCTATTTCCAAGGACAAATTTTTCATCCAGGCAAAAAGGCGCATTGGAAGACTACTCTTGGTGGCATGGAAATATTAGCGCGTGCCGGCAGGATTATAAAACAAAGAAAGCAGATTCGTTTAAGAAAATATTGGGTTGATAATCCAGTCAAGACCTTAACAAATATATGGACTGATAGCGGAGGCGCATCAAATGTCATATATGTTGTTCAAACTAATGAAAAGATTCCTCAGCGCTGCCTTCTAATGTCCACCGACCCCGGCGATCTCGTCCTCGATCCCACCTGCGGCTCCGGCACTACCGCCTACGTCGCCGAGCAATGGGGACGGCGCTGGATAACCATTGATACCTCCCGCGTCGCGCTGGCGCTTGCCCGGTCCCGAATCATGGGCGCCCGCTATCCTTATTATCTCTTGGTGGATTCCAAGGAGGGCGTTCTTAAGGAAGCGGAAATTACCCGCACCGCGCCATCAACCAAGCCCACCACTGAAAATATCCGTTACGGGTTTGTTTATGAGCGCGTGCCCCATATTACCCTGAAGTCCATCGCCAATAACGCCGAGATTGACGTGATTTGGGATAACTACCACGAAAAGCTGGAGCCATTGTTGCGCGACTTGTCACGCATGATTGGTGAGAAGTGGATAGTAACCAGCAGGAAAGCTAGCCACGCATCACTTTCCACTGATCACTCCCTCGCCGAGTGGGAAGTGCCGCGCGAATTTCCCGCCGACTGGCCGGAAGAAGCCAAAACGCTGCACCAAGACTTCTGGCGGGCGAGGGTCGCGCGCCAGCGCGAAATCGACGCCTCCATTGCCGCCAAGGCGGATTTTGAATATCTCTACGACAAACCCTACGAAGATAAAAATAAAGTTCGCGTTGCCGGTCCCTTCACCGTTGAAAGTATTTCTCCCCATCGGGCGCTGACGGTCGGCGCAGATGATGAACTGATCGACCCCGCGCACCAGAAGAAAGTCTTCGACGATGAACAGGACTTTGCCCAAATTATTTTGGAAAACCTGAAAACCGCGGGCGTCCAGCAAGCCCACAAGGACGACAAAATTAACTTTATCTCCCTGACTCCTTGGCCGGGCGAGCTGGTTTGCGCCGAAGGCGTGTTTGAAGCGGCCAACGGCCAACCCACGCTAGCCACTCATCACCAACCACCCACCACTCAACAGCGCGCGGCGATTTTCATCGGCCCGGAATTCGGCACGGTTTCCCGCCCGGATCTGGTCCGGGCGGCGAGAGAAGCCGCCGATGGGGGTTTTGATGTCCTGATTGCCTGCGCCTTTAACTATGACGCCCACTCCACCGAATTTGAAAAGCTTGGCCGGGTCCCGGTTTTGAAAGCCCGCATGAATGCCGATCTGCACATGGCCGATGATCTGAAAAATACCGGCAAAGGGAATCTATTTGTTATTTTCGGTGAGCCGGATGTGGAAGTGGTGAGTGGCCAGTGGCTAGTGGCAAGTGATGGCGGAATAGTGGTGAATTATGCGCAGTGTCAAAAACTATCGGGACTTGGAAGTTTGGAAAAAATCAATGAACTTGGCCGAACGGATTTACAATATTTCAAAGTCCTTTCCGCCGGTGATAGCAATGGAGGCGCTCAATCGAATAGAACAGCAAACAACGGAGATCAGCTGTATGCTCGCTGGCCTCAAGCGGTCGCTGCAATCGAGGCGCTGACCGAAGTTGATTTTCCGCTGTCACTTACCACGGATCACTACGCACAAGTCACGCTCCATGGCGTGGATGTTTTTCATCCCAACACCGGAGAGGTCAGAAGCGATGACGCGGACGGGATAGCCTGCTGGTTTATCGACACCGACTATAACGAGGAAAGTTTTTTTGTTCGCCAGGCTTATTTTCTCAGCGCCAACGATCCCTACAAATCGCTGAAGACCACCCTCAAGGCGGAGATTAATCAGGAAGCATGGGAAACGCTGAACAGCGATATCTCCCGCCCCTTTAAAAAGCCTAGGAGCGGCCGGATTGCCGTAAAAGTGATTAACCACTTGGGCGATGAAGTGATGAAGGTCTACAAAATATAAAAAATGAAATTCCGGATATCGGATTCATTCCCAGCAGGCTTATTTTTAACTAGATAATTATTTATACCTTCAAAAATCCATAAAAACCCTAACCCTATGTACCGGCAAAAAATAAGACTACCTTTTCTCATTGTTGGGCTGATGGTGCTGGCCTCCGGGACGGTGAGCGCCCAAATCCACCATCAACTGCATATTAACTTGGACCCGGATAGCCATCGTCTCACGGCGGTAGATACCCTGACCCTGCCGAAGGAAATATCCTCTCCGGTAACTTTCCGCCTTCATTCGGGCCTCCAGCCTCAAGCCAACAACCCAGAGGTACGGCTTCGGCGAGTGAGAAAAACCCAATTTACCGAAGACTATGCAGTCGATCTTCCCCCGGGAGTCCGCCAGTTCACCTTGGAATATAGCGGTGAAATCTTTCATCCCATTGCCCCCATCAGCGAGGAATATGCCCGCAGCTTTAGCGCCTCGCCGGGACTGATTGCTCCAGAAGGAGTTTTCCTGGCCGGTCCCAGTTACTGGTATCCCCACTTTGGCGACGGCATGGTGACTTTTTCCTTAACTACCCAGCTTCCGGCAGAATGGCGCTCGGTCAGTCAGGGGAAGCGCTCCTCCCTCTCTGAACAGGCGGGAAGCACCGAGGAAACCTGGACCATGGATCACCCCCAGGAAGAAATCTATCTGATAGCGGCCCCCTTTACCGAATACCAGGAGCAGGCCGGTCAGGTGGAAACCCTGGCGTTTTTGCGTCAACCCGATCCCGCCCTGGCCCGCAAGTATCTCGACGCCACGGCCCAATATATTGAGATGTACCGGCAACTGATCGGCCCTTATCCTTACCAGAAATTTGCCCTGGTGGAGAACTTCTGGGAGACCGGCTACGGGATGCCCTCCTTTACCCTGCTGGGGCCCCAGGTCATCCGCTTTCCCTTTATTCTCCGCTCCTCCTATCCCCATGAAATTCTCCATAACTGGTGGGGTAACGGAGTTTATGTGGATTACGCTTCCGGCAACTGGGCCGAAGGGCTAACCAGCTATCTGGCGGACCACCTGCTCAAGGAACAGCAAGGCCAGGGAGCGCAATACCGGCGGGAAACGCTGCAAAAATACGCCGATTATGTGCGGGAAGGACAGGATTTTCCCCTGACCGAATTCCGCAGCCGCCATAGCGCCGCCACCCAGGCCGTGGGCTACGGTAAAACCCTGATGCTGTTTCATATGCTGCGCCAGCAGCTAGGCGATTCGGATTTTATCCAAGCCCTGCAACGCCTGTACCGCCAGCACCGGTTCCAGGTCACCGATTTCCAGGAAGTCGCGGAAACTTTCAGCCAGGTCAGCGAGCAACCCTTGCAAGCCTTCTTTAAACAATGGGTCGAGGGTACGGGCGCGCCCTCTCTGGGCATCCGGGAAGCACACGTCAAATCCCTCGACAAAGGCTATCTGCTGACCGCTACTATTGAGCAGCTTCAGCCCGGCAAGCCGTATCAACTAGACGTGCCGGTAGCCATTTACCTGGAAGATACCAAGGAAGTTTACCAAACCCACCTTTCCATGGTGGAAAAAACCTATTCCCTAAAGCTCCAGCTACCGGCCCGTCCCCTGCGGCTGGAGATAGATCCCCAATTTGATGTCTTCCGGCGGCTCCACCACAATGAAATCCCCCCGGCCCTTAGCCAAGCCTTTGGCGCTGATCGGGCTCTGGCCGTCCTGCCCTCCCAGGCCCCCCAAGCGCTACGGGAAGGCTACGCCGCCATAGCCCGAGACTGGCAGCGGGGGCGGGAGAATTTGGCAATCACCACCGATGCAGAGCTGGATGCGCTACCCACGGATCGGGCTGTCTGGCTGTTCGGGTGGGAAAACCGCTTCCGTTCCCAATTTAATGAGGCGCTGAGCGATTACGCTTACCAGGCAGGCAAAAACAGTCTTACCCTAGATGAGAACAAACTCCAGCGGCAACAACACTCGGTTGTGGTAGTAACCCGCCCGCGGGATAATCCCGATCAGGCTCTGGCCTGGATAGCCACTGATAACGTGGCTGCCATGCCGGGGCTGGCCCGCAAGCTCCCCCACTACGGCAAATACAGCTATTTGGGTTTCACTGGCGCCGAGCCCGAGAATAGTCTAAAAGGCCAATGGCCGGTAGTGAACTCCCCCATGTCGGTGTCGCTAACTGAAAATCCCTCTCCCCTCCAGGCGAAACTGCCCCCGCGCAAGCCCCTGGCGGAACTTCCTCCCCTCTTTAAAGCCCAGCGGATGATGCAGGATATCGCTTATCTGGCTGATCCCAATCTGGCAGGCCGGGGGCTGGGCACCCCAGAGTTGGACCAAGCCGCCCAGTATATTGCGGATAAGTTCCAGGCGGCGGGACTCAAGCCCGACGGCGACGAGGGAAACTACTATCAGACCTGGGCCGCAACGGCCGGCGAACCGGAACGAACCATCACCCTCCGCAACGTGGTGGGTTTAACCCCCGGCGCCCAGCCGGAACTCCCCCCGGTAGTCGTGGGCGCCCACTATGACCATTTGGGACGGGGCTGGCCCGATGTGCATCGGGGGGATGAAGGCAAAATTCATCCGGGAGCCGATGACAACGCCAGCGGCATTGCTGTCATGCTGGAGCTAGCCCGGGTTTTGGGTCCCCAATGGCAACCCGAGCGCACGGTAGCGTGGGTCGCCTTTACTGGGGAAGAAGCTGGCAAGCTGGGCTCGGCCCACTATGTCCAGCATTTGGGCAACTCGCCTGCAAAAACCACCATGGCCATGATCAACCTGGATGCGGTGGGCCGCCTTCATGACGGCGAACTCATGGTGCTTGCCGCTGATTCAGCGCGGGAGTGGGCGCATATTTTTCGGGGAGCGGGCTTTGTCACCGGCGTCCCTATTCAAACCGTGGCCCAGGATATCGGCTCCAGTGATCAAACCTCTTTCCTCAACGCCGGTATTCCCGCCGTGCAGCTTTTCACGGGACCCCATGGTGATTTCCATCGCCCCACGGACACCCCTGATAAGATTGATTCTGCGGGCTTGACCAAAATCGCTGCCGTGCTAAAAGAGGCGGTAGCGTATCTAACCTCCCGCCCTGACCCTTTACACGGCCAATCAGTAGCCCCAGGAGAAGAGGCTCAGGATTCATCCCGTCAGGGCCGTCGCGTCGGCTTGGGCACGATACCGGATTTCGGCTGGACCGGCACGGGCGTGCGGATCTCCGGCGTTACGCCGAATACACCAGCAGAGGCAGCGGGTCTGCAAAAAGATGATATTATTATACGGCTCAATGATACAGCTACTGACACGCTAGCGGACTTCGCTGGCGTCCTGCGCGCCCTCAAGCCGGGCGATTCCTTAACCATCGAATTTCTGCGCGATCAGCAGTCCCGGACGGTGACGACTCAGGTGGTCGCGCGATGACTCTTGGAGGTAAATACATGCGAGCAATCAATACTGTCGCTTCCTGTTGGCTCTTAGCGACGGCGCTCGGCGCGGGCACTGGAGCTATCGCGGCGGAACCCACTAACAGCCCCGCTTCCCAGACGGAGGAGCTTCGCTATCCCGGCGAACAACATCTGACTCATCTGCGCCAGCTTACCTTTGGCGGTCAGAATGCCGAAGCTTATTTTTCTTTCGACGGCAAGGAGCTGATCTTTCAATCTACCCGTGACGATTTGAAATGCGACGCTATCTTCCGCATGGATGCGGATGGCAAGAACGTCCGCCAGGTTTCCTCCGGCAAAGGGGTAACCACCTGCTCATTTATTGCCCCGGATGACCAAGCCATTATCTATGCCTCCACCCATCTGGCCGGCGATCAGTGCCCCCCCAAACCCGACTACTCCCAAGGCTATGTCTGGCCCTTGTACGAAGGCTATGACATTTTCCGAGCCGATCCGGAAGGCGGGAATCGGGTGCGCCTGACCGACACCCCTGGCTATGATGCCGAGGGAGTTTACTCTCCCCAGGGGGACAAAATCATATTTACGTCAGCCCGCACGGGAGATCTGGAACTGTTTATGATGAGCCCGGACGGCAGCGAGATGGAACAGCTCACAGACCAACCCGGCTATGATGGCGGGGCCTTTTTCTCCCGCGATGGTCAGTGGATTGTCTGGCGCGCCTCCCGTCCCGAAGGTAAAGCCCTGGCCGATTATCAAAGCTTGCTTAAACAAGGACTCATCCGTCCTGGCCGGCTGGAAATTTTCATCATGAACCTGGAGGAACGCAAACCTATCCAGCTGACCGACAATGGCGCCGCCAACTTCGGCCCCTATTGGCATCCGGATGGCAAGCACATCATCTTCTCCTCCAACATGCACAATCCCAAGGGCCGCAACTTTGATCTGTTCCTGATTAATGTGGATACCCGGAAAATCGAACAAATCACCTACCACCCTGATTTCGATGGCTTTCCCATGTTCTCCCACGACGGCAAAAAACTGGTGTTTGCCTCCAACCGCAACGGCAAGGTGGAAGGGGAAACCAATGTCTTCATGGCGGATTGGCGCTGGTAACTACTTTTAGCAGGGTTTGGGATAGCTACTAGCAAAAAAAACCCCGGGGTAAAACCCCGGGGGTAAAGGAGAGGCATATAGGTACAATAATGAAGCTGTAACACGAACATGGGATGCCCTTGAAAAAGCTGGCATCCCATGTTTACTGCTGTGTTGGGCATAAGATACTATTGTTTGTTGGACTCAATAAAGTGCCACGATAAGTGTTTTTGATAGTACCAAAAAAATCCATAGGCATATTTTCCATGGAACCAGCCGTCAGAGGCCACTATTAGCCTGCTGACCACCTGCTCAGTGCCTGAAAAATACCCACAAGCGAGTTGCACAAGTTCAATCCTCGAATCTGCTGGCAAGGAGATTATCTTGCCAGCGTACCGCTCCACCCGATTCTAGCGTGCGTAGAGATCAACCACCTTACTGGGCCAAATTACACCACGCCAGACCATCCGAGGTGGGCAGATCCGCGATGGTGTGCTTGCGGGCCCCTTCCGTCCCATCGGTGAGTTCCTTCATGGAAAAAAAGGCAAGGCTGTCCGTGCCGTTGGTGGAG containing:
- a CDS encoding M20/M25/M40 family metallo-hydrolase; the encoded protein is MYRQKIRLPFLIVGLMVLASGTVSAQIHHQLHINLDPDSHRLTAVDTLTLPKEISSPVTFRLHSGLQPQANNPEVRLRRVRKTQFTEDYAVDLPPGVRQFTLEYSGEIFHPIAPISEEYARSFSASPGLIAPEGVFLAGPSYWYPHFGDGMVTFSLTTQLPAEWRSVSQGKRSSLSEQAGSTEETWTMDHPQEEIYLIAAPFTEYQEQAGQVETLAFLRQPDPALARKYLDATAQYIEMYRQLIGPYPYQKFALVENFWETGYGMPSFTLLGPQVIRFPFILRSSYPHEILHNWWGNGVYVDYASGNWAEGLTSYLADHLLKEQQGQGAQYRRETLQKYADYVREGQDFPLTEFRSRHSAATQAVGYGKTLMLFHMLRQQLGDSDFIQALQRLYRQHRFQVTDFQEVAETFSQVSEQPLQAFFKQWVEGTGAPSLGIREAHVKSLDKGYLLTATIEQLQPGKPYQLDVPVAIYLEDTKEVYQTHLSMVEKTYSLKLQLPARPLRLEIDPQFDVFRRLHHNEIPPALSQAFGADRALAVLPSQAPQALREGYAAIARDWQRGRENLAITTDAELDALPTDRAVWLFGWENRFRSQFNEALSDYAYQAGKNSLTLDENKLQRQQHSVVVVTRPRDNPDQALAWIATDNVAAMPGLARKLPHYGKYSYLGFTGAEPENSLKGQWPVVNSPMSVSLTENPSPLQAKLPPRKPLAELPPLFKAQRMMQDIAYLADPNLAGRGLGTPELDQAAQYIADKFQAAGLKPDGDEGNYYQTWAATAGEPERTITLRNVVGLTPGAQPELPPVVVGAHYDHLGRGWPDVHRGDEGKIHPGADDNASGIAVMLELARVLGPQWQPERTVAWVAFTGEEAGKLGSAHYVQHLGNSPAKTTMAMINLDAVGRLHDGELMVLAADSAREWAHIFRGAGFVTGVPIQTVAQDIGSSDQTSFLNAGIPAVQLFTGPHGDFHRPTDTPDKIDSAGLTKIAAVLKEAVAYLTSRPDPLHGQSVAPGEEAQDSSRQGRRVGLGTIPDFGWTGTGVRISGVTPNTPAEAAGLQKDDIIIRLNDTATDTLADFAGVLRALKPGDSLTIEFLRDQQSRTVTTQVVAR
- a CDS encoding site-specific DNA-methyltransferase gives rise to the protein MARKKITKKRIETLTHDDAARVNIPTAEYEAMLHQKDKSPIPVPYKRRNRDLDPQLVWRGKDEQDWSDLVVHAPPLYIQEKVHPKALIDDLRRQSVASGERSVDREQQLDLFADFNGLPDEAAKTEFYQHEAHWSNRMILGDSLQVMASLAEREGLRGKVQCIYFDPPYGIKFNSNFQWSTTSRDVKDGNVQHITREPEQVKAFRDTWRDGIHSYLTYLRDRLTVARDLLTDSGSIFVQIGDENVHRVRALMDEVFGDVNFVSEIVFQKTGSQPGSIIGNISDYILWFAKRKQNAKVRNIFLPKDGGEGDFSPDPLTSDGASEKGTANFYFQGQIFHPGKKAHWKTTLGGMEILARAGRIIKQRKQIRLRKYWVDNPVKTLTNIWTDSGGASNVIYVVQTNEKIPQRCLLMSTDPGDLVLDPTCGSGTTAYVAEQWGRRWITIDTSRVALALARSRIMGARYPYYLLVDSKEGVLKEAEITRTAPSTKPTTENIRYGFVYERVPHITLKSIANNAEIDVIWDNYHEKLEPLLRDLSRMIGEKWIVTSRKASHASLSTDHSLAEWEVPREFPADWPEEAKTLHQDFWRARVARQREIDASIAAKADFEYLYDKPYEDKNKVRVAGPFTVESISPHRALTVGADDELIDPAHQKKVFDDEQDFAQIILENLKTAGVQQAHKDDKINFISLTPWPGELVCAEGVFEAANGQPTLATHHQPPTTQQRAAIFIGPEFGTVSRPDLVRAAREAADGGFDVLIACAFNYDAHSTEFEKLGRVPVLKARMNADLHMADDLKNTGKGNLFVIFGEPDVEVVSGQWLVASDGGIVVNYAQCQKLSGLGSLEKINELGRTDLQYFKVLSAGDSNGGAQSNRTANNGDQLYARWPQAVAAIEALTEVDFPLSLTTDHYAQVTLHGVDVFHPNTGEVRSDDADGIACWFIDTDYNEESFFVRQAYFLSANDPYKSLKTTLKAEINQEAWETLNSDISRPFKKPRSGRIAVKVINHLGDEVMKVYKI
- a CDS encoding TolB family protein, with protein sequence MRAINTVASCWLLATALGAGTGAIAAEPTNSPASQTEELRYPGEQHLTHLRQLTFGGQNAEAYFSFDGKELIFQSTRDDLKCDAIFRMDADGKNVRQVSSGKGVTTCSFIAPDDQAIIYASTHLAGDQCPPKPDYSQGYVWPLYEGYDIFRADPEGGNRVRLTDTPGYDAEGVYSPQGDKIIFTSARTGDLELFMMSPDGSEMEQLTDQPGYDGGAFFSRDGQWIVWRASRPEGKALADYQSLLKQGLIRPGRLEIFIMNLEERKPIQLTDNGAANFGPYWHPDGKHIIFSSNMHNPKGRNFDLFLINVDTRKIEQITYHPDFDGFPMFSHDGKKLVFASNRNGKVEGETNVFMADWRW